In Buteo buteo chromosome 16, bButBut1.hap1.1, whole genome shotgun sequence, the DNA window GGTGCGGGACTGGGACGCCCTCACCCTGGACAGGGCGCTAGAGTGGGGCCGGTACTTCCAGCACCTCCACGATCGCTTCCGCACCCGGCCTCGGCTCCGGGAGGCCCTggggcggcggctgcggcggggTCAGCCGAGCCCTCCGCTCGGCTTCCCCCACCTGGGACGCTGCCCGCAGCTGCTGGGCCTGGCGCTGCTGGAGAACCGCGCTCTGCCTCCCGCCGCCTGCCGCCGCCTCAtccacagcctgctgcagcctgccGGCGCGGAGGCCGGCCCCGAGCCCCGCAGCCTGGCGCTCCTCGCCCGTCGGAAGGCCGCCTCCCGCCTGCTGGCGCTGCCCGGCGGTCCGCCGCGGGCCCCGGAGGAGATGGGGCCGCAGCCGCGAACGGAGgcgcagctgctgctgagccggCTGCGGGAGGAGGTGCGGGAGGCCGAGCCGGCGGGGGAGGCCGCGGGGCGGCTGCGCTGGCTGTCCGGTGTCCTGGAggagctcccccagccccgggccTTCGAGGTGGTGgcggcagctctgctgctgctgctgaggccgGGGAGTGATGCTGAGCAGGCCGGAGACGGGGGTCAGGATGGGAAGAGCGTAGACGGAAACCAGGCGAGTGCAACGGGAGATGAAGGCGTTGCCGGGCTCCTGCTTTCCTGGCTGCTGGGGAACTTGGAGCGGTTGTCTgccttctgcctttttctcccAGGCTCTCTTCTTGCCTCCCTAGCTGGTCACTATTCCCAGTTCAGTAGAGCTTATTTGGACCTCTTAACCGGCTGGGGAAGCCACTTGCTCTATGACCCCTTGCAGGGACGGTGGGTTAAAAGTTGTCTTGACAAAGCTGAATTGTCCTGGGAGGAGCTGAGGGAGCGTTTCACCTGCCTCTGTCAGGGATCTGCACTGCTCAGGGGGCAGACCCAAGCTGCTCTGAAACTCCTGAAGGCACAGGATGGAGACTTTACAGTCTGTGGCCTGAGTGTGTGGACTGACTTACTGATGGAAATGGAGGAATATCTGAGGAAAGAAGCGAAGCGCCAACAAATGAACCCAAAAGCAACATGAGAACTTCTGAAATCCAGCAAATCTACTTAAATCTATTTGATATGAAAGGCAAGAAAACCGTATCTCGATGAGGTTGAAAACCAAGCATTGTTGTGACTGCAGATCACACTGTTTCTGACTGCATGTGAAGTCTTTTAGGGAGGCCCGGTGCTTTCTTGTAATTGAGCTGTCAATTCTGTCCACTGCAGGAGATGTCTCTCTTTTCAGTACTTGCTGCTTACcgaataaaattaagaaatgctttctgtttcaaatatagaatagttttctgtttagaaaatatTACAGTTTCGATATGGTCATGGTAGTTGTGTCTCTAACTGCTGGAGGCTGACCAAAAGCTCAAAGGGAAGGTGGAgtttcaaacacaaaaaccccaaattcagGGTTCATTTAGTAGTGGTTGTCTCCATTGGGGTGTCTGTTCTGGTGGCCACTTGCATGCTTCTATAGCGCTTGCACACGACTTAACCCCTAGGTCCAAGCGAAGGTGAGAGAAAGCCAACTGGAAAGCTTATTGAAAAGTTCTAGAATTAGAAGGCTTAATTAGTTGCTGTATTATATGATAATATGCAAGTATTTCCTAAGAAAACTGCAGTAAAATGTAGGGTGTTCTGtgtggttttcttcccttttccataGTCTGTtacatgatttttatttgtgttttgtggAACAGAAAAGTGAGTGGACAAcaaacttttttattaaatgacaggatttgtttcttcattttatgtttaATCGGTTTATGTGAACAAAACTTGATCAGGGTGGTTTCTGTCTTACCTTATCACTGTCATTTAAAATGAGTATTGTAATGCAGAGGTAACATGTTCATGTGTATTTAGCTCCGTAAGCTCATATTACCAAAAGCAAGCAGTATAATAAACTCAGTAGTTGAGAAAGATGGGGGAAATGTATGTGAATACCACAGAAAGAGGTCGTCATTAATCTTTTGTGTGGAGTACCTGTCAAGGAGTTTCTGTAGCCCATAGTCTTATAGTTTCAAGATCAGTTGagacatctctctctcttctgttgCTGAAGTCCCTTTAGGAAGGGTTAGAAGGtgctttgcttctgcttataagcttaaaaaagcaaatgataTTAAAAAGTGTAAACTGGATTGAAGCTAATTAGAATAATAGTCTGTATTACAACATAAAATAGTGTATACACCTGTGGTAGATATTTCTGTACCACAAAACTAGAGTGGGAAGGATCTTGTGATTTTGAAATGGCAACAATTTCATTGGGGAAAGTACAAGGGGATGAAATTGCTTatctgggaaaagaaataatgcctGTTTTAACTTGTATGGAAATAATTGTAGACATACATAAGTTCGTGTTCTTCCCcctcttttaaaacaaaagagataCTCGGGGGTAGCACGCTTTAAATAGTTAGAAGGACATGCTGCTAATCTCCTATCAAAGATATGactgttttctttggatttcTTGCTATATCATGTTAGTGAGGCGATGAAGTTATGGAGATCTGCAGATTAACATATTCTAAAAGCTACAGCTGTGGCAGTTGTCTTGCTCTTTCTTAAAAGGGGTTGTGTGTCCTCCCCCCACCATGGATCTTGTGGTGGTGGTCAGTCTTAAAAGACTGCACCATGTCAG includes these proteins:
- the FANCF gene encoding Fanconi anemia group F protein; translation: MEAVLEQVEQLPALLAVSRSALVRDWDALTLDRALEWGRYFQHLHDRFRTRPRLREALGRRLRRGQPSPPLGFPHLGRCPQLLGLALLENRALPPAACRRLIHSLLQPAGAEAGPEPRSLALLARRKAASRLLALPGGPPRAPEEMGPQPRTEAQLLLSRLREEVREAEPAGEAAGRLRWLSGVLEELPQPRAFEVVAAALLLLLRPGSDAEQAGDGGQDGKSVDGNQASATGDEGVAGLLLSWLLGNLERLSAFCLFLPGSLLASLAGHYSQFSRAYLDLLTGWGSHLLYDPLQGRWVKSCLDKAELSWEELRERFTCLCQGSALLRGQTQAALKLLKAQDGDFTVCGLSVWTDLLMEMEEYLRKEAKRQQMNPKAT